One genomic region from Salvia hispanica cultivar TCC Black 2014 chromosome 2, UniMelb_Shisp_WGS_1.0, whole genome shotgun sequence encodes:
- the LOC125204540 gene encoding UDP-N-acetylmuramoylalanine--D-glutamate ligase-like isoform X2: MLATSGRILILEREFRPKIEASFPTYDLQGQSVAIIGLGKSGIAAAKLALARGASVLALDQNETLKPLEQTLLNVKDGRLKTILGYFDHELFDEADLIVVSPGVALENYCLSSLLQSGKRVISELDFAAEVLPRCTKVLAVTGTNGKSTVATFAGQMLNHSNIRTFVGGNLGIPLSEAAFECLLSPQEPYQAAVVEVSSYQLEIPNKFFSPSVSVILNLTPDHLERHKSMTNYSTIKCRVLSHMSGRKIAILPMGNPYITEAIASHGNECMFAWIGAYPGVEVDMEQKVANFNVPGIGLLSQLPLNAIKAVGTHNYYNAAIAALSVIGLDVGIDTAAISLTIDRLKAPPHRMQIVHEDGNGVTWVDDSKATNVESTYAGLTGLKEKKAVVLLGGLSKILDAQGSNGFEHLIEPLKNHRGVVTDC; the protein is encoded by the exons ATGCTTGCAACTTCCGGAAGAATCCTTATACTGGAGAGAGAATTTCGCCCTAAAATTGAAGCTTCCTTTCCCACATATGATCTCCAAGGGCAATCAGTCGCT ATTATAGGATTGGGGAAGTCTGGGATTGCAGCGGCTAAACTTGCTCTTGCTAGAGGTGCTTCAGTTCTCGCCCTTGACCAGAATGAGACGTTGAAACCACTGGAG CAAACACTTTTAAATGTTAAAGATGGTCGTTTGAAGACAATTCTTGGATATTTTGATCATGAGTTATTTGACGAGGCCGATCTCATAGTTGTTTCCCCAGGAGTTGCTCTGGAAAATTATTGCCTATCATCTTTGTTGCAATCT GGAAAGCGTGTGATATCTGAGTTGGATTTTGCTGCTGAAGTACTCCCTCGATGCACAAAGGTTTTGGCTGTCACAGGAACTAATGGAAAATCTACAGTGGCCACTTTTGCCGGACAG ATGCTCAACCATTCCAACATCAGAACATTTGTTGGGGGAAATCTTGGTATTCCTCTCTCAGAAGCAGCTTTTGAGTGCTTGTTATCACCTCAAGAACCTTACCAG GCTGCTGTAGTGGAAGTAAGCAGCTATCAGCTTGAAATTCCAAACAAGTTCTTCTCGCCTTCA GTTTCTGTGATATTAAATCTCACTCCTGACCACCTAGAGAGACACAAgtctatgactaattattccACGATCAAGTGCCGTGTACTTTCCCACATGAGTGGCAGAAAGATTGCCATTCTTCCCATGG GAAATCCATATATTACTGAAGCCATTGCGAGTCATggaaatgaatgtatgtttgCTTGGATTGGTGCTTATCCTGGTGTCGAA GTTGACATGGAGCAGAAAGTAGCCAACTTCAATGTCCCCGGAATTGGGCTTCTCTCGCAGTTGCCATTGAATGCAATAAAGGCTGTTGGAACACACAATTACTACAATGCTGCCATCGCTGCATTATCTGTTATCGGGCTGGACGTTGGAATTGATACTGCAGCCATTAGTTTGACAATTGATAGATTAAAAGCTCCACCTCATAGAATGCAAATTG TTCATGAAGATGGTAATGGAGTAACCTGGGTAGATGATAGCAAGGCAACCAATGTCGAATCAACATATGCTGGCTTAACTGGTctcaaagaaaagaaggctGTGGTTTTGCTTGGTGGTCTTTCAAAG ATTTTGGACGCCCAAGGTTCTAATGGTTTCGAGCATCTGATAGAGCCATTGAAGAACCACCGAGGTGTTGTCACT GATTGCTGA
- the LOC125204540 gene encoding UDP-N-acetylmuramoylalanine--D-glutamate ligase-like isoform X1, which produces MLATSGRILILEREFRPKIEASFPTYDLQGQSVAIIGLGKSGIAAAKLALARGASVLALDQNETLKPLEQTLLNVKDGRLKTILGYFDHELFDEADLIVVSPGVALENYCLSSLLQSGKRVISELDFAAEVLPRCTKVLAVTGTNGKSTVATFAGQMLNHSNIRTFVGGNLGIPLSEAAFECLLSPQEPYQAAVVEVSSYQLEIPNKFFSPSVSVILNLTPDHLERHKSMTNYSTIKCRVLSHMSGRKIAILPMGNPYITEAIASHGNECMFAWIGAYPGVEVDMEQKVANFNVPGIGLLSQLPLNAIKAVGTHNYYNAAIAALSVIGLDVGIDTAAISLTIDRLKAPPHRMQIVHEDGNGVTWVDDSKATNVESTYAGLTGLKEKKAVVLLGGLSKILDAQGSNGFEHLIEPLKNHRGVVTFGSSGLLIQDTLSSHGLAIPCLQAKDLKGAVSLAKNMAKPGDVILLSPGCASFDEFINFEHRGKFFQELALSMKV; this is translated from the exons ATGCTTGCAACTTCCGGAAGAATCCTTATACTGGAGAGAGAATTTCGCCCTAAAATTGAAGCTTCCTTTCCCACATATGATCTCCAAGGGCAATCAGTCGCT ATTATAGGATTGGGGAAGTCTGGGATTGCAGCGGCTAAACTTGCTCTTGCTAGAGGTGCTTCAGTTCTCGCCCTTGACCAGAATGAGACGTTGAAACCACTGGAG CAAACACTTTTAAATGTTAAAGATGGTCGTTTGAAGACAATTCTTGGATATTTTGATCATGAGTTATTTGACGAGGCCGATCTCATAGTTGTTTCCCCAGGAGTTGCTCTGGAAAATTATTGCCTATCATCTTTGTTGCAATCT GGAAAGCGTGTGATATCTGAGTTGGATTTTGCTGCTGAAGTACTCCCTCGATGCACAAAGGTTTTGGCTGTCACAGGAACTAATGGAAAATCTACAGTGGCCACTTTTGCCGGACAG ATGCTCAACCATTCCAACATCAGAACATTTGTTGGGGGAAATCTTGGTATTCCTCTCTCAGAAGCAGCTTTTGAGTGCTTGTTATCACCTCAAGAACCTTACCAG GCTGCTGTAGTGGAAGTAAGCAGCTATCAGCTTGAAATTCCAAACAAGTTCTTCTCGCCTTCA GTTTCTGTGATATTAAATCTCACTCCTGACCACCTAGAGAGACACAAgtctatgactaattattccACGATCAAGTGCCGTGTACTTTCCCACATGAGTGGCAGAAAGATTGCCATTCTTCCCATGG GAAATCCATATATTACTGAAGCCATTGCGAGTCATggaaatgaatgtatgtttgCTTGGATTGGTGCTTATCCTGGTGTCGAA GTTGACATGGAGCAGAAAGTAGCCAACTTCAATGTCCCCGGAATTGGGCTTCTCTCGCAGTTGCCATTGAATGCAATAAAGGCTGTTGGAACACACAATTACTACAATGCTGCCATCGCTGCATTATCTGTTATCGGGCTGGACGTTGGAATTGATACTGCAGCCATTAGTTTGACAATTGATAGATTAAAAGCTCCACCTCATAGAATGCAAATTG TTCATGAAGATGGTAATGGAGTAACCTGGGTAGATGATAGCAAGGCAACCAATGTCGAATCAACATATGCTGGCTTAACTGGTctcaaagaaaagaaggctGTGGTTTTGCTTGGTGGTCTTTCAAAG ATTTTGGACGCCCAAGGTTCTAATGGTTTCGAGCATCTGATAGAGCCATTGAAGAACCACCGAGGTGTTGTCACT TTTGGTTCTTCAGGATTGCTGATCCAAGACACTCTATCGTCTCATGGTCTTGCCATTCCTTGTTTACAAGCAAAAGATCTTAAGGGCGCTGTGAGCTTAGCAAAGAACATGGCAAAACCTG GGGATGTCATATTACTGAGTCCAGGTTGTGCTAGTTTTGATGAGTTCATAAACTTTGAGCATAGAGGAAAGTTCTTTCAAGAGCTTGCTCTATCCATGAAGGTCTAG